The Equus quagga isolate Etosha38 chromosome 10, UCLA_HA_Equagga_1.0, whole genome shotgun sequence genome includes a region encoding these proteins:
- the RBBP7 gene encoding histone-binding protein RBBP7 isoform X2, with translation MASKEMFEDTVEERVINEEYKIWKKNTPFLYDLVMTHALQWPSLTVQWLPEVTKPEGKDYALHWLVLGTHTSDEQNHLVVARVHIPNDDAQFDASHCDSEKGGKIECEIKINHEGEVNRARYMPQNPHIIATKTPSSDVLVFDYTKHPAKPDPSGECNPDLRLRGHQKEGYGLSWNSNLSGHLLSASDDHTVCLWDINAGPKEGKIVDAKAIFTGHSAVVEDVAWHLLHESLFGSVADDQKLMIWDTRSNTTSKPSHLVDAHTAEVNCLSFNPYSEFILATGSADKTVALWDLRNLKLKLHTFESHKDEIFQVHWSPHNETILASSGTDRRLNVWDLSKIGEEQSAEDAEDGPPELLFIHGGHTAKISDFSWNPNEPWVICSVSEDNIMQIWQMAENIYNDEESDVTTSELEGQGS, from the exons ATGGCGAGTAAAGAGA TGTTTGAAGATACTGTGGAGGAGCGTGTCAtcaatgaagaatataaaatctGGAAGAAGAATACACCGTTTCTTTATGACCTGGTTATGACCCATGCTCTTCAGTGGCCGAGTCTTACCGTTCAGTGGCTTCCTGAAGTGACTAA ACCGGAAGGAAAGGATTATGCCCTTCATTGGCTAGTGCTGGGGACTCACACATCTGATGAGCAGAATCATCTCGTGGTTGCTCGTGTCCATATTCCGAATGATGATGCTCAGTTTGATGCTTCCCACTGTGACAGTGAGAAGGGTG GAAAAATtgaatgtgaaattaaaattaaccACGAAGGAGAAGTGAACCGAGCTCGTTACATGCCTCAGAATCCTCACATCATTGCTACAAAAACACCATCCTCTGACGTGCTGGTTTTTGATTATACAAAGCACCCTGCTAAACCAG accCAAGTGGAGAATGTAATCCTGATCTCAGACTAAGAGGCCACCAAAAGGAGGGCTATGGTCTTTCCTGGAATTCTAATTTGAGTGGACATCTCCTAAGTGCATCTGATGACCAT aCTGTCTGTCTGTGGGATATAAATGCAGGACCAAAGGAAGGCAAAATTGTGGATGCTAAAGCGATCTTTACTGGCCACTCGGCTGTTGTGGAGGATGTGGCCTGGCACCTGCTGCACGAGTCATTGTTTGGATCTGTCGCTGATGATCAGAAACTTATGAT ATGGGACACCAGGTCCAATACCACCTCCAAGCCAAGCCACCTGGTGGATGCGCACACTGCAGAGGTCAATTGCCTGTCATTCAATCCCTACAGCGAGTTCATTCTCGCAACTGGCTCTGCGGATAAG ACTGTAGCTCTATGGGATCTGcgtaatttaaaattaaaactccaTACCTTCGAATCtcataaagatgaaatttttCAG GTCCACTGGTCTCCACATAATGAAACTATTCTGGCTTCAAGTGGTACTGATCGCCGCCTGAATGTGTGGGATTTAAG CAAAATTGGAGAAGAACAGTCAGCAGAAGATGCGGAAGACGGGCCTCCAGAACTCCTG TTTATTCATGGAGGACACACCGCCAAGATATCAGATTTTAGTTGGAACCCCAATGAGCCTTGGGTCATTTGCTCCGTGTCTGAGGACAACATCATGCAGATATGGCAAATG gctgaaaatatttacaatgatgAAGAGTCAGATGTCACAACATCGGAACTGGAGGGGCAAGGATCTTAA
- the RBBP7 gene encoding histone-binding protein RBBP7 isoform X1 gives MASKEMFEDTVEERVINEEYKIWKKNTPFLYDLVMTHALQWPSLTVQWLPEVTKPEGKDYALHWLVLGTHTSDEQNHLVVARVHIPNDDAQFDASHCDSEKGEFGGFGSVTGKIECEIKINHEGEVNRARYMPQNPHIIATKTPSSDVLVFDYTKHPAKPDPSGECNPDLRLRGHQKEGYGLSWNSNLSGHLLSASDDHTVCLWDINAGPKEGKIVDAKAIFTGHSAVVEDVAWHLLHESLFGSVADDQKLMIWDTRSNTTSKPSHLVDAHTAEVNCLSFNPYSEFILATGSADKTVALWDLRNLKLKLHTFESHKDEIFQVHWSPHNETILASSGTDRRLNVWDLSKIGEEQSAEDAEDGPPELLFIHGGHTAKISDFSWNPNEPWVICSVSEDNIMQIWQMAENIYNDEESDVTTSELEGQGS, from the exons ATGGCGAGTAAAGAGA TGTTTGAAGATACTGTGGAGGAGCGTGTCAtcaatgaagaatataaaatctGGAAGAAGAATACACCGTTTCTTTATGACCTGGTTATGACCCATGCTCTTCAGTGGCCGAGTCTTACCGTTCAGTGGCTTCCTGAAGTGACTAA ACCGGAAGGAAAGGATTATGCCCTTCATTGGCTAGTGCTGGGGACTCACACATCTGATGAGCAGAATCATCTCGTGGTTGCTCGTGTCCATATTCCGAATGATGATGCTCAGTTTGATGCTTCCCACTGTGACAGTGAGAAGGGTG AATTTGGTGGCTTTGGTTCTGTAACAGGAAAAATtgaatgtgaaattaaaattaaccACGAAGGAGAAGTGAACCGAGCTCGTTACATGCCTCAGAATCCTCACATCATTGCTACAAAAACACCATCCTCTGACGTGCTGGTTTTTGATTATACAAAGCACCCTGCTAAACCAG accCAAGTGGAGAATGTAATCCTGATCTCAGACTAAGAGGCCACCAAAAGGAGGGCTATGGTCTTTCCTGGAATTCTAATTTGAGTGGACATCTCCTAAGTGCATCTGATGACCAT aCTGTCTGTCTGTGGGATATAAATGCAGGACCAAAGGAAGGCAAAATTGTGGATGCTAAAGCGATCTTTACTGGCCACTCGGCTGTTGTGGAGGATGTGGCCTGGCACCTGCTGCACGAGTCATTGTTTGGATCTGTCGCTGATGATCAGAAACTTATGAT ATGGGACACCAGGTCCAATACCACCTCCAAGCCAAGCCACCTGGTGGATGCGCACACTGCAGAGGTCAATTGCCTGTCATTCAATCCCTACAGCGAGTTCATTCTCGCAACTGGCTCTGCGGATAAG ACTGTAGCTCTATGGGATCTGcgtaatttaaaattaaaactccaTACCTTCGAATCtcataaagatgaaatttttCAG GTCCACTGGTCTCCACATAATGAAACTATTCTGGCTTCAAGTGGTACTGATCGCCGCCTGAATGTGTGGGATTTAAG CAAAATTGGAGAAGAACAGTCAGCAGAAGATGCGGAAGACGGGCCTCCAGAACTCCTG TTTATTCATGGAGGACACACCGCCAAGATATCAGATTTTAGTTGGAACCCCAATGAGCCTTGGGTCATTTGCTCCGTGTCTGAGGACAACATCATGCAGATATGGCAAATG gctgaaaatatttacaatgatgAAGAGTCAGATGTCACAACATCGGAACTGGAGGGGCAAGGATCTTAA